A window of Variovorax paradoxus EPS genomic DNA:
GGCCGGTGGTCAACTGGGGCGCGAAAACCGGCGTTACGACGGGATTCGACGCCGCAAGCTGGGCTGTGAACGCCGTGTAAACCCCGGAACCCCGCCTCGCCGGCCGGCCTCCAAACCCGATCTGCAGGAGAGACACCATGAACAGACACGTTTTTCGCACCCTCGCGGGGCTTTCGGTGGTCGGGCTGTTGACCACGGGCGCAGGCATCGCGCAGGCCCAGCAAGTGGTCCAGGCCCGGGTCATTTCTGCCACGCCGATCCGCGAAACGACCGGCAGCGACGTCAGCTACAACGTCACCTACGAATACCAGGGTCGCCAGTACACGACCCGCACCACCAGCCGGCCGGGCGCGACCATTCCGGTCCAGGCCAGCGCCTACGGCGTGACCACTTCGGGTGCGACCACCGCGCCCGTGCAGCCGCAATCGCAGTTGCAGCCCTATCCGGTCGAGGCGAATAACAACAGCCAGCCATACCAGCAGCAGTATCAGTATCAGCAAGACCCGCAGTCGCAGCAGCAATACCAGGGCCAGGGCAGCGGTTCGCCCTGGGACAGCGTCGTGCCCGAACCCGGCGTGGTGGTGTCCAACGCGCCCGCGCCGGTCTACGTGCAGCCGGCGCCGGTGTATGCGCCGCCCGTGTACGTGCAGCCCGCCTACACCTACCCGTACGCACAGCCCTACGTGTACCCGCCGGTGGGCATCTCGCTGAACCTGGGCTATTCGCGCGGCTGGGGCGGCGGCTACTACGGGCGGGGCTACGGGTATCGCGGCTACGGCGGTTACCGCGGCGGCTGGCATCGCTGAGAAGGTGTGAGCGGCTGGGGCCTGGGCAAGCCCCTAAAATCGAGGACTTTTCCAACCCCTGAGGGGTGCGCCGCCTGCGCGGTGCGTCCTCGAATGCCGACCGCCCGCGCGCCGGCGCCACCCAATGACGACGACTACCGACACTCTGAACAGCGCCGCAGTGGCCACCAAGGCCAATGTGTACTTCGACGGCAAATGCGTGAGCCACAGCCTCACGCTCGCGGACGGCACCAAGAAATCGGTCGGCGTGATCCTGCCGTCCACCCTCACCTTCAACACCGGCGCGCCTGAAATCATGGAAGGCACTGCCGGCAGCTGCGAATACCTGCTCGCAGGCACCAGCGAATGGGTCGCCTCCGGTCCGGGCCAGAAGTTCAACGTGCCGGCCAATTCCAGCTTCCAGATCCGGGTGACCGGCGAGCCCTACAGCTACATCTGCCATTTCGGCTGAACCGGGACCTGACATGTCGACCATTCTCCAAAACGTTCCCGCCGGCCAGAAGGTCGGCATTGCCTTCTCCGGCGGCCTGGACACCAGCGCGGCGCTGCACTGGATGCGCAACAAGGGCGCGATTCCCTACGCCTACACCGCCAACCTCGGCCAGCCCGATGAGCCCGACTACGACGAGATCCCCCGCAAGGCGATGCTCTACGGCGCCGAGAACGCCCGCCTGATCGACTGCCGCGTGCAGCTGGCCAACGAAGGCATCGCCGCGCTGCAGGCCGGCGCCTTCCACGTCACCACCGCGGGCGTCACCTACTTCAACACCACACCGCTCGGCCGCGCGGTCACCGGCACCATGCTGGTGTCGGCCATGAAGGAAGACGACGTCAACATCTGGGGCGACGGCAGCACCTACAAGGGCAACGACATCGAGCGCTTCTATCGCTACGGCCTGCTCACCAATCCTGCGCTCAAGATCTACAAGCCCTGGCTCGACCAGGTCTTCATCGACGAACTCGGCGGCCGCAAGGAGATGTCGGAGTTCATGCAGAAGGCCGGCTTCGCCTACAAGATGTCGTCCGAGAAGGCCTACTCGACCGACTCGAACATGCTGGGCGCCACGCACGAGGCCAAAGACCTCGAGCACCTGAACAGCGGCATGCAGATCGTGCAGCCCATCATGGGCGTCGCGTTCTGGAAGGACGAAGTCGAGGTCAAGCGCGAAACCGTCTCGGTGCGCTTCGAAGAAGGCGTGCCGGTCGCGCTGAACGGCGTGGCCTACCCGAACATGGTCGAGCTGATCCTGGAAGCCAACCGCATCGGCGGACGCCACGGCCTGGGCATGAGCGACCAGATCGAGAACCGCATCATCGAAGCCAAGAGCCGCGGCATCTACGAGGCCCCGGGCCTCGCGCTGCTGTTCATCGCCTATGAACGCCTGGTCACCGGCATCCACAACGAAGACACGATCGAGCAGTACCGCGACCACGGCCGCAAGCTCGGCCGCCTGCTCTATCAGGGCCGTTGGTTCGATCCGCAGGCGATCATGCTGCGCGAGACGGCCCAGCGCTGGGTGGCGCGCGCCATCACCGGCGAAGTGACGGTCGAGCTGCGCCGCGGCAACGACTACTCGATCCTGAACACCGAGTCGCCCAACCTCACCTACAAGCCCGAGCGCCTGAGCATGGAAAAGGTCGAGGGCGCCTTTACGCCGCTGGACCGCATTGGCCAGCTGACGATGCGCAACCTGGACATCATCGACACGCGCGAGAAGCTGGCGATCTACACCCGCACCGGGCTGCTGTCGTCGAGCCAGGGCGCCTCGCTGCCGAAGCTGGCGAACGACGACGAGAGCACCAAGTAAGCCGAACGCGCTTCAATGACGAACGGGCCCGATGGGCCCGTTTCTCTTTGGCGTGTCGCGTCGGTCAGTCGCCGCCTCCGCCGCAGCCCCCTCCGCAACCGCCACCGCTGTCACCGCCGCCGGAGTCCCCGCTTCCCCCACCATCGCCGCTGCTGCTCGATTCGCTGCCGCCGAAACCACCGGCATCACCCGAGCTGCCGCCGTCCGACGAGGACTCGCCGAATTCGCTGCCGCACTGCGAGGTCGAGCCGTTGTGCCGGTCGACCGCCTTGCAATCGGGCACGTACTCGAAGCCGCCCGGAATCGCGAACTTGATGTCCAGCGCGAACAGAAGCGGCAGGCGCGCGGGCTTGCGCGGATCGATGCTTTCTTCCTTGCACGCCCAGTACCAGGTTCGGCGCAGGCCGTCGTTGCGCTTGGGGTCCTTGCCCAGCACCTCGGCCGGGCTGTGGTGCAGCATGCCGCCGAAGGCTGCCTTGCACCAGTTCTGGTAGCCCTGCGTGTGCAGGATGAACTCGTGCCAGGCGGTGTCGACCACCTTGGAGGGCATGGCGACGAACTTGCGGTCGCTGCGCAGGTGCGCCATGAAGAACTGGCGCAGGCCCCGCAGCACCAGTTCGGCGTCGCGGCGGCTCAGTTGCGGATGGGCTTCGCGTAGCTTGCCGATCAGGAAGGGCGGCAGTCGCGCTTCACGAATGAACTGGCGGCGCAAGCTCACTTCGATGCGGCTCAGGAGCGCCGCGAAACAGAAGGCTGCGATGAACAGCAGCGCCGATCCCCACCAACGCGCCGGCACTAGGAACACCGAGGCAATGCCAGCCACGATGACGATCCGCTGCGCCCACACCAGCGCGGCGATGCGCCGGCGGTAATTCAGGTGCAGGAAGTCGAGATCCATTGATTACTTTGTCAGACCACCACCGGCTCGGGCTCCAGCCGGATGCCGAAGCGCTCGTACACGCTGGTCTGGATCGCCTTGGCCAGCGTCATCACCTCGCCGCCGGTCACCGGGTTCTCGCTGCCGCCGCGGTTGACCAGCACCAGCGCCTGCCGCTCGTACACGCCGGCATTGCCGACCGACTTGCCCTTCCAGCCGCACGCGTCGATGAGCCAGCCGGCCGCCAGCTTGATGCTGCCGTCGGCCATCGGGTAGTGAACGATCTTGGGGTCGCGCGCAATGATGTCGGCGCACTGCTCGGGCGTGACGGTCGGGTTCTTGAAGAAGCTGCCGGCGTTGCCCAGCACGCGCCAGTCGGGCAGCTTGGCGCGGCGGATGGCGCAGACCCAATCGAAGATGTCGACGGCGCTCGGCGTAAAGTTGCCGGTTTCTTCCATCTTGCGTTCGAGGTCGAGGTAGCCGACCACTGCCTTCCAGGGCTTGGGCAGCCGGAAGCGCACGCGGGTGATGAGCGCGCGGCCCGCAAGGCCGAAGTCGTTGGGGCCGCTGCGCACATGCTTGAACACCGAATCGCGGTAGCCGAAGGCGCACTGGGCGGCATCGAGCGTGAAGCTGCGGCCGGTGTCCAGGTCGATGGCGTCTAGCGATTCGAAGCGGTCCTGCAACTCGACGCCGTAGGCGCCGATGTTTTGCACGGGAGCGCCGCCCACGGTGCCCGGGATCAGCGCCAGGTTTTCGAGGCCGGGATAGCCGTTGCGCACCATCCATTCGACCGCGTCATGCCAGATCTCGCCCGCGCCGGCTTCCACGATCCAGGCCCGCGGCGTCTCTTCGACCAGCCGCAGACCCTTGATTTCCACCTTGAGCACCAGCGGCTTGACGTCGCCGGTCAGCACGATGTTGCTGCCGCCGCCCAGCACGAAACGGGGGGCGCCCTGCCAGTCGGGGCCGGCCAGAAGCTCGGCGATATCGGCCTCGTCCGTGATGCGCGCCAGGCGCTGCGCGCGCGCGACGATGCCGAAACTGTTGTACGGCTGCAGGGGGACGTTGTGCTCCACGATCATGGGAGAATTGTCGCATTCAGCACCCGCAAGAATTCAGGAGAGCCCATGCCGTCTTTCGATACCGTCTGCGAGCCCAATTTGCCCGAAGTGAAGAACGCGGTCGAGAACACCGCCAAGGAAATCGCGACGCGCTTCGACTTCAAGGGCACCGCCGCCGCCGTCGACCTCAAGGACAAGGAAATCACCATGATCGGTGACGCCGAGTTCCAGCTCGTGCAGGTCGAGGACATCCTTCGCAGCAAGCTCACCAAGCGCAGCGTCGATGTACGCTTTCTCGACAAGGGCGACGTCCAGAAGATGGGCGGCGACAAGGTCAAGCAGGTCATCAAGGTCAAGAGCGGCATCGAAAGCGAGCAGGCCAAGAAGATCACCCGCATCGTCAAGGACAGCAAGCTCAAGGTGCAGGCCGCGATCCAGGGCGACGCCGTGCGCATCACCGGCGCCAAGCGCGACGACCTGCAGGCCGCCATGGCGCTGATCAAGAAGGACGTGCCGGACATGCCCCTGTCGTTCAACAACTTCCGCGACTGATCTCCTCATGAAACCCCTCGCCCTTGCGACGGCAGCGTGTCTTCTGGCTGCCGTTGCGGTGGCGCATGCTGCAAGCTCGGTGATGCTCACCGGCACCATCGGCAGCCGCGCGATCCTGATCGTGAACGGCGCACCGCCCAAGACCGTGGCGGTCGGCGAGAGTTTCCAGGGGGTCAAGCTCGTGTCGCTGCAGGCCGAGCAGGCGGTGGTCGAGCTCGAAGGCAAGCGCGTCAACCTGCGCATGGACACGCCGGTGAGCATCGGCGGCGGTGGCGGTTCAGGCGGTGGCGGCAACCGCATCGTGTTGTCGCCCGACAGCCGCGGCCACTACATGACACAGGGCGCCATCAACGGCCGCGCCGTCACGTTCATGCTCGACACGGGCGCCACCTCGATCGCGCTCTCGGCCGCCGATGCCGAGCGCATCGGCCTGGACTACAGCAAGGGCCAGCGCATCCAGATGAACACCGCCAACGGTGTGTCTCAGGGCTACAAACTGCGCGTGCAGTCGGTGCGTGTGGGCGATGTGGAGGTGTACGACATCGATGCTGTCGTCTCGCAGCAGCCGATGCCCTTCGTGCTGCTGGGCAACAGCTTCATCAACCGCTTCTCCATGCGCCGAGACGCGGACCAGATGGTCCTGGAAAAGCGGTACTGAATAACGTCAGGCCGCAGCAGCGGTAACGACGATCTCGATCTTGTAGGCCGCATTGGCCATCTTGGCCTGCACCGTCGCGCGCGGCGGCGTGTTGCCGGCCGGAATCCACGCATCCCACACCTCGTTCATCGCCGTGATGTCGGTGATGTCGGCCAGGAAGATCTGCGTCATGAGAATGCGCGACTTGTCGCTGCCGGCCTCGGCCAGCAGGCGGTCGACCATGGCGAGCACCTGCGCGGTCTGGCCGCGGATGTCCTGCGTGGTGTCGTCTGGCACCTGACCGGCGAGGTAGATGGTGCCGTTGTGCACGGCCGTCTCCGAGAGACGCGGGCCGACGTGAAAGCGGGTGATGTTTGCCATGGTGTTGTTCAAGCCTTTTTCTTCGAGCCGAGTTTCGACTCCGTGCCGGCCGCGAGCCGGCGGATGTTTTCGCGGTGCCGCCAGACCAGCAGCAGACTCATGATGATGATCGCGATCAGCACCGCGCGGTCGAGCGGCCATGCAATGTTGCCGCCCAGCAGGTAATAGGCCGGCGCAAAGAAGGCCGCCACCAGCGACGACAGCGACGAGTAACGGAAGAAGACCGCGATGATCAGCCAGGTCGCGCCGGTCGCGAGCCCCAGCCAGGGCGCGATGCCCACCAGCACGCCCGCCGCGGTCGCCACGCCCTTGCCGCCCTGGAAGCCGAAGAACACCGGGTACAGGTGGCCGAGGAAGGCCGCGAGGCCCGCCACGGCGGCCACGCCATCGCCCAGGCCCCACTGCGCGCCGTAGTGGCGGATCAAAAACACCGGCAGCCAGCCCTTGACCGCATCCAGCACCAGCGTGGCCAGCGCCGCGCCCTTGTTGCCCGAGCGCAGCACGTTCGTGGCGCCCGGGTTGCCACTGCCGTAGCTGCGCGGATCGGCCATGCCGAGCGACTTGCTCACGATGACCGCGAACGACAGCGAGCCGATCAGGTACGAAGCCACGATGGCAATGAGGGACGGCAGGTGAAAGCTCAAGGCAGCGCTCCGCGGGGAAATGGTTGTTCTTTTTTGTCGAAGGGCGCCATCGTGGGCCGACGCGCCGCGGCGGCTATTCTGCCAGCGCGCACTGCACCGGCTTGGCCCCCAGCAGCGCCACGCACACCTGCGGATCGATGCCGACGAGGTAGCCGCGCCGTCCGCCGTTGAGCACGATCTTCGGCAGTTCGAGGATGGTCGACTCGATGTACACCGGCATCTCGCGCCGCGTGCCAAAGGGCGAGGTGCCGCCTACCATGTAGCCGCTGTGGCGCTGCGCCACCTCGGGCTTGCAGGGCTCGACCGACTTGGCGCCGATCTGCCGCGCGAGGTTCTTGGTCGACACCGTGCGGTTGCCGTGCATCAGCACGATGAGCGGCCTGGCGTCCTGGTCCTGCATCACCAGCGTCTTGATGACCGTGAACGGATCGAGCCCCAGCATCTCGGCGCCGCGCTGCGCGCCGCCGTGCTC
This region includes:
- a CDS encoding pyrimidine/purine nucleoside phosphorylase, whose amino-acid sequence is MTTTTDTLNSAAVATKANVYFDGKCVSHSLTLADGTKKSVGVILPSTLTFNTGAPEIMEGTAGSCEYLLAGTSEWVASGPGQKFNVPANSSFQIRVTGEPYSYICHFG
- the argG gene encoding argininosuccinate synthase; translation: MSTILQNVPAGQKVGIAFSGGLDTSAALHWMRNKGAIPYAYTANLGQPDEPDYDEIPRKAMLYGAENARLIDCRVQLANEGIAALQAGAFHVTTAGVTYFNTTPLGRAVTGTMLVSAMKEDDVNIWGDGSTYKGNDIERFYRYGLLTNPALKIYKPWLDQVFIDELGGRKEMSEFMQKAGFAYKMSSEKAYSTDSNMLGATHEAKDLEHLNSGMQIVQPIMGVAFWKDEVEVKRETVSVRFEEGVPVALNGVAYPNMVELILEANRIGGRHGLGMSDQIENRIIEAKSRGIYEAPGLALLFIAYERLVTGIHNEDTIEQYRDHGRKLGRLLYQGRWFDPQAIMLRETAQRWVARAITGEVTVELRRGNDYSILNTESPNLTYKPERLSMEKVEGAFTPLDRIGQLTMRNLDIIDTREKLAIYTRTGLLSSSQGASLPKLANDDESTK
- a CDS encoding glycine-rich domain-containing protein, whose product is MDLDFLHLNYRRRIAALVWAQRIVIVAGIASVFLVPARWWGSALLFIAAFCFAALLSRIEVSLRRQFIREARLPPFLIGKLREAHPQLSRRDAELVLRGLRQFFMAHLRSDRKFVAMPSKVVDTAWHEFILHTQGYQNWCKAAFGGMLHHSPAEVLGKDPKRNDGLRRTWYWACKEESIDPRKPARLPLLFALDIKFAIPGGFEYVPDCKAVDRHNGSTSQCGSEFGESSSDGGSSGDAGGFGGSESSSSGDGGGSGDSGGGDSGGGCGGGCGGGGD
- the murB gene encoding UDP-N-acetylmuramate dehydrogenase translates to MIVEHNVPLQPYNSFGIVARAQRLARITDEADIAELLAGPDWQGAPRFVLGGGSNIVLTGDVKPLVLKVEIKGLRLVEETPRAWIVEAGAGEIWHDAVEWMVRNGYPGLENLALIPGTVGGAPVQNIGAYGVELQDRFESLDAIDLDTGRSFTLDAAQCAFGYRDSVFKHVRSGPNDFGLAGRALITRVRFRLPKPWKAVVGYLDLERKMEETGNFTPSAVDIFDWVCAIRRAKLPDWRVLGNAGSFFKNPTVTPEQCADIIARDPKIVHYPMADGSIKLAAGWLIDACGWKGKSVGNAGVYERQALVLVNRGGSENPVTGGEVMTLAKAIQTSVYERFGIRLEPEPVVV
- a CDS encoding YajQ family cyclic di-GMP-binding protein; translated protein: MPSFDTVCEPNLPEVKNAVENTAKEIATRFDFKGTAAAVDLKDKEITMIGDAEFQLVQVEDILRSKLTKRSVDVRFLDKGDVQKMGGDKVKQVIKVKSGIESEQAKKITRIVKDSKLKVQAAIQGDAVRITGAKRDDLQAAMALIKKDVPDMPLSFNNFRD
- a CDS encoding retropepsin-like aspartic protease family protein encodes the protein MKPLALATAACLLAAVAVAHAASSVMLTGTIGSRAILIVNGAPPKTVAVGESFQGVKLVSLQAEQAVVELEGKRVNLRMDTPVSIGGGGGSGGGGNRIVLSPDSRGHYMTQGAINGRAVTFMLDTGATSIALSAADAERIGLDYSKGQRIQMNTANGVSQGYKLRVQSVRVGDVEVYDIDAVVSQQPMPFVLLGNSFINRFSMRRDADQMVLEKRY
- a CDS encoding RidA family protein: MANITRFHVGPRLSETAVHNGTIYLAGQVPDDTTQDIRGQTAQVLAMVDRLLAEAGSDKSRILMTQIFLADITDITAMNEVWDAWIPAGNTPPRATVQAKMANAAYKIEIVVTAAAA
- the plsY gene encoding glycerol-3-phosphate 1-O-acyltransferase PlsY, yielding MSFHLPSLIAIVASYLIGSLSFAVIVSKSLGMADPRSYGSGNPGATNVLRSGNKGAALATLVLDAVKGWLPVFLIRHYGAQWGLGDGVAAVAGLAAFLGHLYPVFFGFQGGKGVATAAGVLVGIAPWLGLATGATWLIIAVFFRYSSLSSLVAAFFAPAYYLLGGNIAWPLDRAVLIAIIIMSLLLVWRHRENIRRLAAGTESKLGSKKKA
- a CDS encoding aminoacyl-tRNA deacylase, whose product is MKDQKVKKVHVSETPATQLLRANKVAFTEHPYEYMEHGGAQRGAEMLGLDPFTVIKTLVMQDQDARPLIVLMHGNRTVSTKNLARQIGAKSVEPCKPEVAQRHSGYMVGGTSPFGTRREMPVYIESTILELPKIVLNGGRRGYLVGIDPQVCVALLGAKPVQCALAE